The Methanocellales archaeon genome contains a region encoding:
- a CDS encoding NAD(P)H-dependent oxidoreductase, with amino-acid sequence MKVLAIIASPKPKSFSHAILESFTKGLKEAGNTFDALDLREIEFDPVMRLEDVAQFKGARMPEDILAQQEKVSQADALAFFSPIYWGNLPAILVGWFQRVLSLGFAYRPPSPGEMGPQGLLPQKKAIIFNTAMAMGKLYKDTGLEDAIKKIFDEYMLKSCGIQNVEHIFFYGVPLVSDKVRKGYLEEAYKLGKEF; translated from the coding sequence ATGAAAGTTTTGGCGATAATCGCCAGCCCCAAACCAAAATCTTTCAGCCATGCCATACTTGAATCCTTTACAAAAGGACTAAAAGAGGCAGGAAACACCTTTGATGCTCTTGACCTGAGAGAGATAGAATTTGACCCAGTCATGAGGCTTGAAGACGTCGCTCAGTTTAAAGGGGCCAGAATGCCCGAAGATATACTTGCACAGCAAGAGAAGGTGTCACAGGCCGATGCACTAGCTTTCTTCTCACCAATATATTGGGGGAATTTGCCAGCCATTCTTGTAGGATGGTTCCAGCGTGTTCTCTCACTCGGATTTGCATATAGGCCCCCCTCTCCAGGAGAGATGGGGCCACAGGGTCTTCTTCCACAAAAGAAGGCCATAATATTTAATACTGCGATGGCCATGGGAAAACTGTATAAGGATACTGGCTTGGAGGATGCGATTAAAAAGATTTTTGACGAATATATGCTGAAGAGTTGTGGAATACAAAACGTAGAACATATCTTTTTTTACGGAGTTCCTCTAGTTAGCGATAAGGTTCGAAAGGGATATTTGGAGGAAGCCTACAAACTGGGCAAAGAATTTTGA
- a CDS encoding DUF365 domain-containing protein gives MPEEYAIRLLDKDIFVKYQPHDTTSVKFREGSKLLIYVSGGKKEILGEGVITKIEFLFLDEILKEYEDRLFITKKELLDYSKDRKNKRLLVLTVKNFEKYEPPIKYDKPITMTGKYMNFEEHSSLLGSCGRMKSR, from the coding sequence TTGCCAGAAGAATATGCAATAAGACTTTTGGATAAGGACATATTTGTTAAATACCAACCACATGACACTACATCAGTAAAATTTAGAGAGGGCTCAAAGCTTTTGATCTATGTCTCAGGAGGCAAAAAGGAAATCCTAGGGGAGGGAGTTATAACCAAGATTGAATTTCTATTCTTAGATGAAATATTAAAGGAATATGAAGATAGGCTATTCATCACAAAGAAAGAATTATTGGATTATTCCAAAGATCGGAAGAATAAACGACTTCTTGTTCTTACAGTTAAAAATTTTGAGAAATATGAGCCCCCTATCAAGTACGATAAACCCATTACAATGACTGGAAAATACATGAACTTTGAGGAACACTCTTCTTTGTTAGGAAGCTGTGGGAGAATGAAATCAAGGTAA
- a CDS encoding dihydroorotate dehydrogenase electron transfer subunit: MHAEITQIVNETPSTQTFFFDLYLGHVPGQYVMVWIRGVDEIPMSLSYSNAITVQKVGDATAALFKLGKGDSFGIRGPFGNGFSLEGKSILLIAGGVGAAPLGSLAEKAKGNNIRVKTILGAKSAEELLFKKRFDNAGDLMIATEDGSLGYPGLATELVDELDLAKYDAIYSCGPEKMMFRVLNIAEGFDVLSRVQFSLQRYVKCGLGLCGMCCIDPSGLRVCRDGPVFRGDQLVGTEFGQYTRDASGKRVKL; this comes from the coding sequence ATGCACGCTGAAATAACCCAGATCGTCAATGAAACGCCATCCACCCAAACCTTCTTTTTCGACTTGTATCTGGGGCACGTCCCCGGGCAATATGTGATGGTCTGGATTCGTGGAGTGGACGAGATTCCGATGTCTCTTTCTTACTCCAATGCCATAACGGTACAAAAAGTGGGAGATGCAACCGCTGCCCTGTTCAAATTGGGCAAAGGCGACTCTTTTGGGATAAGGGGGCCATTCGGAAATGGTTTTTCGCTGGAGGGAAAGTCAATCCTGTTGATTGCCGGCGGGGTCGGAGCTGCACCCTTGGGATCGTTGGCAGAAAAGGCAAAGGGTAATAATATAAGGGTAAAGACGATTCTGGGGGCAAAGAGCGCGGAAGAGCTATTGTTTAAAAAGCGGTTCGATAACGCCGGAGATTTGATGATAGCAACAGAGGACGGCTCTCTTGGATATCCTGGACTAGCCACCGAGTTGGTTGATGAGCTGGACCTGGCAAAATATGATGCGATTTATTCCTGCGGTCCGGAAAAGATGATGTTCAGAGTTTTGAATATCGCAGAGGGCTTTGATGTGTTATCCAGAGTGCAATTCAGCCTTCAGCGCTATGTCAAGTGTGGCCTCGGTCTCTGCGGAATGTGCTGCATCGATCCTTCGGGATTGCGCGTATGCAGGGACGGACCTGTATTCAGGGGAGACCAGTTAGTGGGCACAGAGTTCGGGCAATATACGAGGGATGCAAGTGGAAAGAGGGTGAAGCTGTGA
- a CDS encoding AbrB/MazE/SpoVT family DNA-binding domain-containing protein — protein MKDRKILKVGSSYMVTLPMDIVRGFGWDENTRISVKITGKRTIEIGEA, from the coding sequence ATGAAGGACAGAAAAATCCTGAAGGTTGGATCTTCCTATATGGTAACGTTACCTATGGATATCGTTCGTGGGTTTGGATGGGACGAGAATACCAGGATATCGGTAAAAATTACCGGGAAGAGAACAATCGAGATAGGAGAGGCGTGA
- a CDS encoding dihydroorotate dehydrogenase, translated as MDLTTNVTGLQLRNPTILAAGILGSTASSLKRVMSSGAGAVVTKSIGVALREGHPGPVMIQTEHGFLNAIGLANPSYHEFTHELKEAKGEVPVIVSIFGRNAEEFKEVALGLIGAGPDAFELNLSCPHAEGYGASLGEDPNEVEKITRAVKEAVNVPVWVKLPPLTSIVKSGLAAQKGGADAVVAINTLPAMAIDIESRFPVLGNISGGLSGAAIKPVALKCVYDLYAALNIDIIGVGGVSSWRDALEFILAGASAIEIGSAVYEDMDVFRHISEGIARYLQDTGCDLEDVQGAAVR; from the coding sequence ATGGACCTTACTACTAACGTCACAGGATTGCAACTGAGAAATCCCACCATACTGGCTGCAGGAATCCTCGGCAGTACCGCATCTTCGCTGAAAAGGGTTATGAGTAGCGGTGCAGGTGCGGTTGTAACCAAATCTATAGGAGTCGCGTTAAGAGAGGGCCATCCGGGGCCGGTGATGATTCAAACAGAGCACGGTTTTTTGAATGCGATCGGCTTAGCTAACCCCTCCTACCATGAGTTTACACATGAGTTAAAGGAGGCAAAGGGGGAAGTTCCCGTAATTGTGAGCATATTCGGCAGAAATGCGGAGGAGTTCAAAGAGGTTGCCCTTGGCTTGATTGGGGCAGGTCCGGATGCCTTTGAATTGAACCTGAGTTGCCCTCATGCCGAGGGATATGGGGCCTCCCTCGGGGAAGACCCCAACGAGGTCGAGAAGATCACCAGAGCTGTTAAGGAAGCGGTGAACGTTCCGGTATGGGTCAAGCTCCCGCCCCTGACAAGCATCGTCAAGAGTGGATTGGCCGCTCAAAAAGGGGGAGCTGATGCCGTTGTTGCAATAAACACGCTGCCAGCCATGGCAATCGATATAGAATCCCGCTTTCCGGTATTGGGCAACATCAGTGGCGGGCTTTCGGGAGCGGCGATAAAGCCAGTTGCCTTGAAATGCGTCTATGATCTATATGCTGCGCTAAATATCGACATCATCGGTGTGGGAGGAGTTTCCTCTTGGAGGGATGCCCTTGAGTTCATCCTGGCTGGCGCTTCTGCCATAGAAATCGGGTCCGCAGTCTACGAGGATATGGATGTTTTTAGACATATCTCGGAGGGGATCGCCCGCTACCTACAGGATACTGGCTGTGACTTAGAGGATGTACAGGGAGCTGCAGTGAGGTGA
- a CDS encoding valine--tRNA ligase: MNKEYDPNAVEPKWQKRWDDDNLYYFDPKANGTKYVIDTPPPFTSGSLHMGHILNHTWIDIVARYKRMRGYNVLLPQGFDCHGLPTELQVEGRGVSKEDRKKFREACVAWTEESIKKMKSQFKRLGYSADWSREYRTMSEDYVTKVQLSLLKFNELGLIYRRRHPIHYCWNCMTALAKAELGYLEQKGALSYIKLEVDGGDEMVIATTRPELMCACVAVMVHPEDGRFRRYVGRKVRLPLYDRKVPIIADEEVDMGFGTGAVYVCTYGDEQDLAWQQNYSLPVINAIDKNGLMTEAAGKYQGLGIAECQVQIIEDLKNCGALTKQEQMTHRVLIHAERSGCQRPVELIPTLQWFIRVKDHTEEVVKAAKEMSWHPSYMLQRLIDWATSLDWDWVISRQRVFGTPIPFWYCSKCETTIAPPIEKLPVNPATDDPPVRTCPHCGSKDILGSTDVCDCWVDSSISPLMASNWMGDDFDELYPTSLRPQGYEIIRTWLFYTTFRCHILTGEAPFEGVLINGMVQGPDGRKMSKSLRNVIEPEEVVSEYGIDPVRQWAATASLGEDYPFEFKEIVYGKRFLTKMWNIARFSIPHHSTKVPKKLSLIDQWMLSKLNRLVGEVTTDLDRYEFKTLQDIRDFAWNDLADNYIEMIKYRLYGNDVKAKESAQYTLSLVIDTILLLLSPFIPHFTEEVHSCFGEKSIHLCKWPEVDTSLIDDKVEMGGEQIKDVISAIRRYKSESGMALNAEVKNIEIYAPDISWLTHGIKDLKGATWARNVEVMEGTPHTEDRIVDIKPNMSVLGPLFKSKADKAIEALKSTPNIAEKIETGKIAIEIDGETVEVTSKAVEIQKEILSGGKAVDLIQVGDMVITISR; this comes from the coding sequence GTGAATAAAGAGTATGATCCAAATGCAGTAGAGCCAAAGTGGCAGAAGCGGTGGGATGACGATAATTTATACTACTTTGATCCCAAGGCAAATGGCACGAAATACGTAATAGACACTCCGCCGCCGTTTACCTCCGGCTCCCTACACATGGGCCATATACTAAATCATACCTGGATCGACATTGTAGCTCGATATAAGCGAATGAGGGGCTACAACGTTTTGCTGCCCCAAGGCTTTGACTGCCATGGCTTGCCCACTGAGCTTCAGGTCGAGGGACGAGGCGTATCCAAAGAGGACAGGAAAAAATTCAGAGAGGCGTGTGTTGCCTGGACTGAGGAGAGCATAAAGAAGATGAAGTCCCAGTTCAAGAGATTGGGCTACTCAGCTGATTGGTCCAGGGAATACAGAACGATGTCTGAGGATTATGTAACCAAAGTCCAGTTATCCCTACTCAAATTTAACGAGCTGGGACTAATCTACCGAAGGAGGCATCCGATCCATTATTGTTGGAACTGCATGACAGCACTGGCAAAAGCGGAACTCGGATATTTAGAGCAGAAGGGCGCTCTCAGCTACATAAAGTTAGAGGTTGATGGGGGGGATGAGATGGTAATTGCCACAACCAGGCCAGAGCTGATGTGTGCCTGTGTGGCAGTCATGGTGCATCCGGAAGATGGGAGGTTTCGCAGGTACGTAGGAAGAAAAGTACGATTGCCTCTCTATGACAGAAAAGTCCCCATCATTGCAGATGAAGAGGTTGACATGGGCTTTGGGACTGGGGCGGTATACGTCTGCACATATGGCGATGAGCAGGATCTGGCATGGCAACAAAATTACTCCTTGCCCGTGATAAATGCAATAGACAAAAACGGATTGATGACGGAAGCAGCTGGCAAATACCAGGGTTTGGGCATAGCTGAATGCCAAGTGCAGATAATAGAGGATTTGAAGAATTGCGGGGCCCTAACCAAACAGGAGCAGATGACGCATAGGGTTTTGATCCATGCTGAGCGATCCGGATGTCAGAGGCCTGTTGAGCTTATACCAACGCTCCAATGGTTTATCAGAGTCAAAGATCATACTGAAGAGGTCGTCAAAGCTGCAAAGGAAATGAGTTGGCACCCCTCATATATGCTCCAAAGGCTCATTGATTGGGCAACCTCCTTGGATTGGGATTGGGTTATTTCCAGACAAAGGGTATTTGGAACCCCCATTCCCTTCTGGTATTGCTCCAAATGCGAGACCACGATAGCACCTCCCATAGAAAAGCTTCCAGTAAATCCTGCTACAGATGATCCGCCCGTTAGAACGTGTCCGCATTGCGGTTCGAAAGATATTTTAGGTAGTACGGATGTGTGTGACTGCTGGGTCGACAGCTCCATCTCTCCACTAATGGCAAGCAACTGGATGGGTGACGACTTCGATGAGCTTTATCCCACCTCTCTTAGGCCGCAGGGATATGAAATCATTCGGACATGGTTGTTTTATACTACGTTCCGTTGTCACATTCTAACCGGAGAGGCGCCTTTTGAGGGTGTTTTAATCAACGGAATGGTGCAGGGGCCAGACGGCAGAAAAATGTCCAAGAGCCTGAGAAACGTCATCGAGCCAGAGGAGGTGGTCTCTGAATATGGCATCGATCCTGTCAGACAATGGGCTGCTACCGCCTCGCTGGGAGAGGACTATCCCTTCGAGTTCAAGGAGATCGTGTATGGGAAGAGATTCTTGACCAAGATGTGGAACATCGCTCGATTCAGCATTCCCCATCATTCCACTAAGGTCCCAAAGAAACTGAGCCTCATCGATCAGTGGATGCTCAGCAAGCTCAACAGATTGGTTGGGGAAGTCACGACTGATCTTGATAGATATGAATTCAAGACTCTCCAGGATATTAGAGATTTTGCTTGGAATGATCTGGCAGATAACTATATTGAGATGATAAAGTATAGATTATATGGCAATGATGTAAAGGCAAAAGAAAGCGCACAGTACACGCTGAGCCTTGTTATCGATACGATATTGCTGTTGTTATCCCCGTTCATTCCGCACTTTACAGAAGAGGTTCATTCTTGTTTTGGAGAAAAAAGCATCCACTTGTGCAAATGGCCAGAAGTGGATACTTCGCTGATAGACGACAAGGTTGAGATGGGCGGTGAACAGATCAAGGATGTCATCAGTGCCATAAGAAGGTATAAGTCAGAGAGTGGCATGGCGCTGAACGCTGAAGTGAAGAACATCGAGATATATGCCCCTGATATCAGCTGGCTCACTCATGGCATAAAAGACCTCAAAGGAGCTACATGGGCGAGGAATGTTGAGGTGATGGAAGGCACTCCTCATACGGAGGATCGCATAGTTGACATCAAGCCGAACATGAGCGTTCTTGGGCCACTATTTAAAAGCAAAGCGGATAAGGCGATAGAGGCGTTGAAGAGCACGCCAAACATAGCAGAGAAAATTGAAACTGGCAAGATCGCAATAGAGATAGATGGCGAAACCGTAGAGGTAACTTCCAAAGCCGTAGAAATCCAAAAAGAGATTCTATCGGGGGGGAAGGCTGTAGATCTAATTCAGGTTGGAGATATGGTCATAACAATTTCACGATGA
- a CDS encoding N-6 DNA methylase — protein MVQLSLSFMRNSKLFSNHYLSHLVQRNREWREDEASERAFNRIKEIYDERGEKALQRLDEGLLEDFFIKKILEEGLRHHPGFQAKVEPSAKRPDYAFFPDKASLSDALDNYGKEDFYAGAIAVGDAKRWNVSLDKKLKGARPLEDRIPSFQIDTYLKETSKKWGILTNGRYWRLYNRETSYKPDSYYEIDLLQLLETNDVKNFKYFYLFFRLEAFLPGPDGKNFLDRVYEESVSYAQELGESLKENVYKAMKILAEGFFDTPKNNLTKTEENIKLVHDNTLKLLYRLLFIFYAESRGLLDTSNKAYEYFSLDWIRRDVSEKIDKKELILPISTVYWDRLKGLFDLINVGSESRKIPKDMLYIPPYNGGLFDPERNPFLKEKKIGDSFISKAIDLLARSEVKNGGGKGFVDYSTLDIRHLGSIYEGLLEYKLKVAEEELVAVTVKGKETWIPKETARNKIVDEVKPGELYLATDKGERKATGSYYTPDYIVRYIVENTVGPLVKEKLSENGGNPIDKILSIKVLDPAMGSGHFLVEATDFLAKALMGALGESPSGENEEDIKWARREVIRHCIYGVDLNPMAVELAKLSLWLSTVAVDKPLTFLDHRLKCGNSLIGTNLIDLPRHPEATERKKKREEKAELDERQKKFKEEVHKPFVDKIVQQMDTLVEISDDTLENIKRKEGLFKKLIETKEYQQIKAIADVYTAVYFADGIEKVPEKRYYDLFWAMKGDETEWKQKTNYKWFRDAVKIAEEKRFFHWELEFPEVFFEAGKEKENPGFDAVVGNPPYAPALKIDVSFFKKQFICAIGEIDLYKLFVEAAVNKTRSEGSFGMILSHTFLAGKNFMELRKFLLNSSLIRELIEYRPGVFPEVGISVCILLLTKKPTLISPRSKEIKVRLSQADPGGVDRKVSITEVPQDIFWTFPTFEFNTRLESFWANMWLHMSAIAVPLGELMKISRGIELGSNYPGITDSLCSTNVERLISGKDIERYLITWTGRGLRFDHSQPVAYKKHSLYEGSRILVQRLRTRATSLSARWIIATYTDESYLSLNTVRILQSPTETSDFNLRYLLALLNSRLLNELFRHIFSTIDVYAFQLAAFPIRRINFTTPSEERITLVESLQSKYNANQFDEILKIVEEYLPKDAEGKFITEQEKSDVVHDILAFLAEQMIKMGKEKQNLTQKFWTDLEGVVEEETFAKLQKGKQLSSLYKKSLAKTYVEENSHTTYGLDEALQWSSDAFKNFVKLLAGKVSNLSDILSVYEKHSDEVGGIAQRIEATDELIDQIVYKLYGLTEDEIKIVESSLSKVSQVVV, from the coding sequence ATGGTCCAGTTAAGCCTGAGTTTCATGAGGAACAGCAAGCTTTTTTCTAATCATTACCTGAGCCATCTTGTACAGCGAAATCGTGAGTGGAGAGAGGACGAAGCTTCAGAACGTGCTTTTAATCGAATAAAGGAGATTTATGATGAAAGGGGAGAGAAAGCTCTACAAAGACTTGATGAGGGGTTACTTGAGGATTTTTTCATCAAAAAAATCCTTGAAGAGGGTTTAAGACATCATCCTGGATTTCAGGCAAAGGTCGAGCCAAGTGCAAAGCGTCCGGATTATGCGTTTTTCCCAGATAAGGCATCGTTGTCCGATGCCCTTGATAACTATGGTAAGGAAGATTTCTATGCAGGTGCTATCGCTGTTGGTGATGCGAAGAGATGGAACGTATCCTTAGATAAGAAGTTGAAGGGTGCTAGACCATTGGAGGATCGTATCCCCAGTTTTCAGATTGATACCTATCTCAAGGAGACGTCCAAAAAGTGGGGCATTTTAACAAATGGTAGGTATTGGAGATTATACAATCGAGAAACCAGCTATAAACCGGATAGTTATTATGAAATAGACTTGTTGCAACTGCTTGAGACTAATGATGTGAAGAATTTCAAGTATTTTTACCTCTTTTTCCGGCTAGAGGCTTTTCTACCAGGTCCAGACGGCAAGAATTTTCTCGATAGGGTATACGAGGAAAGCGTATCATACGCCCAAGAGCTAGGAGAGAGTCTAAAGGAAAATGTCTATAAGGCTATGAAAATACTGGCCGAGGGGTTTTTTGACACGCCCAAGAACAACCTTACCAAAACTGAAGAGAACATAAAACTCGTTCATGATAATACGCTGAAGCTACTGTATCGATTGCTTTTCATTTTCTATGCAGAGAGTAGGGGTCTTCTGGATACGTCCAACAAGGCGTATGAATATTTCAGTCTGGATTGGATTAGGAGAGATGTATCCGAAAAAATAGACAAGAAAGAACTTATACTGCCTATAAGCACCGTCTATTGGGATCGGCTGAAGGGCTTGTTTGATCTAATTAATGTGGGCTCAGAATCCAGAAAAATTCCTAAGGACATGCTTTATATTCCACCCTATAATGGTGGTCTTTTTGATCCAGAGAGAAATCCATTTTTGAAGGAAAAGAAGATTGGCGACTCTTTCATCTCTAAAGCTATCGATCTTTTGGCTCGGTCAGAGGTCAAGAACGGGGGCGGTAAAGGGTTTGTAGATTATTCAACCCTTGATATTCGGCATCTAGGCTCGATATATGAAGGATTGCTTGAGTACAAGTTGAAAGTGGCTGAAGAAGAACTTGTTGCTGTAACGGTAAAGGGTAAGGAAACATGGATTCCCAAGGAAACAGCTAGGAACAAAATAGTCGATGAGGTAAAACCCGGAGAACTATATTTGGCAACTGATAAAGGAGAGAGAAAAGCCACCGGCTCTTACTATACTCCCGATTACATCGTGAGATACATCGTGGAAAACACTGTCGGACCACTTGTTAAAGAAAAGTTAAGTGAAAACGGCGGAAACCCAATTGATAAAATACTTTCGATTAAGGTTTTGGATCCAGCCATGGGTTCTGGTCATTTCCTTGTTGAGGCAACCGATTTTCTTGCCAAGGCGCTCATGGGAGCTTTGGGCGAAAGTCCAAGTGGAGAAAATGAAGAAGACATCAAGTGGGCTCGAAGAGAGGTGATACGTCATTGTATCTATGGCGTAGACCTAAATCCCATGGCAGTTGAACTCGCTAAGCTTTCCCTTTGGCTTTCCACCGTTGCGGTAGACAAGCCCCTGACATTTCTCGATCACAGGCTAAAGTGCGGTAACAGTCTGATTGGGACTAATCTGATCGACTTGCCACGGCACCCTGAAGCGACAGAGAGAAAGAAGAAAAGAGAAGAGAAGGCAGAATTAGACGAGAGGCAGAAGAAGTTCAAGGAAGAGGTCCACAAGCCATTTGTAGATAAAATTGTTCAGCAGATGGACACTCTTGTTGAAATAAGCGATGATACTCTAGAGAATATCAAGCGTAAGGAAGGGTTATTCAAGAAGTTAATTGAAACAAAGGAATATCAGCAGATAAAGGCTATCGCTGACGTCTACACAGCGGTCTACTTTGCCGATGGCATAGAAAAAGTTCCAGAAAAAAGATACTATGATCTCTTCTGGGCGATGAAGGGAGACGAGACTGAGTGGAAGCAGAAGACGAATTATAAATGGTTCAGAGATGCGGTGAAGATCGCAGAAGAAAAGCGCTTCTTCCACTGGGAACTTGAGTTCCCAGAAGTTTTCTTTGAGGCAGGAAAAGAGAAAGAGAATCCAGGATTTGATGCGGTGGTGGGGAATCCGCCTTATGCTCCAGCACTAAAAATAGACGTTTCTTTTTTCAAAAAGCAATTCATCTGCGCCATAGGGGAAATAGATCTATACAAACTCTTCGTTGAGGCTGCAGTAAACAAAACTCGAAGTGAAGGGTCTTTTGGGATGATTCTCTCTCACACATTTTTAGCTGGAAAAAACTTTATGGAGCTTCGTAAATTTTTATTGAATTCTTCGTTGATACGAGAGCTTATAGAATATAGGCCAGGGGTTTTTCCTGAAGTGGGGATTAGTGTGTGTATACTCCTCCTCACAAAAAAGCCCACATTGATTTCTCCTCGTTCGAAGGAAATTAAGGTACGTCTTTCTCAGGCAGATCCAGGGGGAGTCGATAGGAAGGTATCGATTACGGAGGTGCCACAGGATATCTTCTGGACGTTTCCAACATTTGAGTTTAATACCCGGTTAGAGAGCTTTTGGGCAAACATGTGGCTTCACATGTCTGCTATTGCTGTGCCACTAGGCGAACTTATGAAGATTTCAAGAGGGATAGAACTTGGCTCCAATTACCCAGGAATCACCGATTCGCTATGCAGTACAAATGTTGAGCGCCTCATCAGCGGAAAAGATATTGAAAGGTACTTGATCACTTGGACTGGGAGAGGTTTAAGATTTGACCACTCACAACCTGTAGCATATAAAAAACATTCGCTCTATGAAGGTTCCCGTATCCTAGTTCAACGATTAAGAACTAGAGCGACGTCACTTTCCGCTCGTTGGATTATAGCTACATATACGGACGAAAGCTATTTATCTCTAAATACAGTGAGAATTCTACAGTCACCAACAGAAACTTCTGACTTCAATTTGCGATATCTCCTTGCCTTACTCAACTCCCGACTACTAAATGAACTTTTCAGACATATATTTTCCACAATTGATGTATATGCTTTTCAACTCGCAGCCTTTCCAATCCGCCGAATCAACTTTACTACCCCTTCCGAAGAACGAATCACCCTTGTTGAATCCTTACAATCAAAATACAACGCCAACCAGTTCGATGAAATTCTTAAGATAGTTGAAGAATACCTCCCAAAAGATGCCGAAGGCAAGTTCATAACCGAACAGGAAAAGTCAGACGTAGTTCATGACATCCTCGCTTTTCTCGCCGAACAAATGATCAAGATGGGCAAGGAAAAACAGAATCTTACCCAGAAATTCTGGACTGATCTTGAAGGTGTCGTTGAAGAAGAAACTTTCGCAAAGTTACAGAAAGGCAAGCAATTAAGTTCGCTATACAAAAAGAGTCTTGCAAAAACCTATGTGGAAGAGAATTCGCATACCACTTACGGTCTGGATGAGGCACTTCAGTGGAGCAGTGATGCATTCAAAAACTTCGTTAAACTACTTGCTGGAAAAGTCTCCAATCTCAGCGACATACTGAGTGTGTACGAGAAGCACTCGGATGAGGTGGGAGGCATCGCACAGAGAATAGAAGCTACCGATGAGCTGATAGATCAAATAGTGTATAAGTTGTATGGGCTTACGGAGGATGAGATAAAAATTGTTGAATCTTCCCTTTCCAAAGTATCACAGGTGGTGGTCTAA